The following proteins are encoded in a genomic region of Leptolyngbya boryana PCC 6306:
- a CDS encoding non-ribosomal peptide synthetase, with translation MKMDNLEDIYELSPLQQGLLFHTIYAPQSGVYFEQFSWTLKGNLNATALRQAWQRVVDRHSILRTAFYWHDLEKPYQVVYGQIDLPWHQEDWRHFDPETQRDRLDEFLRVDRQTGFELSQAPLMRLALLRLADDAYHLVWSSHHLLLDGWSESLIFKEVYAFYEAFCQGQDLHLSQPRPFRDYIAWLQQQDLAQAEAFWRQRLKGFTAPTRLAVDRNAHNLPSQEEDYDWQRIDLSEATSIALQDLARQHQLTLNTLVQGAWALLLSRYSGESDVVFGVTSSGRPTDLAGVESMVGIFVNTLPLRVQVPPDASLLPWLQQILAQQMEVLQYEYSPLVQVQGWSDVSRNQPLFETCQVLENYPVDATVKNGVEGFEIQNPRSFEKTNEPLRLLAIPDAALRLELWYDTRRFDRATIHRMLGHLQTLLEGFIAHPEACLSALPMLSNEELQQLKVWGEGAVQPASGECIHHLFEAQVDRTPDNIAVICADQQLTYRELNDRANHLAHSLQTLGVKPETLVGICVERSLEMVVGVLAILKAGGAYVPLDPTYPAERVAFILQDAQISVLLTQQTLLSTLPDTPAQVVCLDAKTNFPETLEINQNPQSAITPANLAYVIYTSGSTGQPKGVAIEHRNTIALLHWAQSVFTADQLSGVLASTSLCFDLSVFELFAPLSVGGTAILAENALHLPTLAAAEQVTLINTVPSAIAALIEMNGIPKSVQTVNLAGEPLPHKLVRQLYERSHIQQVFNLYGPSEDTTYSTFARIDPQIEGTPPIGRPIANTQVYVLDQQLQPVPIGVPGELYLGGAGLARGYLNRPDLTAEWFIPNPFSAPDFADRLYKTGDLVRYLPDGHLEFLNRIDHQVKIRGFRIELGEIEAALSQHRAVQDAVVLAREDVPGEKRLVAYIVPQSLDRHASSQNLEDQQVLQWQMVYNDDRFRDTQTEWEPTFNISGWMSSYTNQPIPAEEMREWVDATVDRILALRPQRVLEIGCGTGLLLFRIAPDCTEYWGTDFSHIALSYVKRVLSLPQYQLPQVRLLQQQADQLEGIEPHRFDTVILNSVIQYFPSIDYLLRVLEHAVNAVAPGGTIFIGDVRSLPLLEAFYKSVELYQASELLTPEQLRDRIQRRRLQEQELVIDPAFFSALQQHLPQIEHVQIQPKQGRYENELNQFRYDVTLRIGANVEAQTGKTEERSWQTYANNPLQQQTTREFVGQLRDYLHQKLPDYMVPSAFVLLEALPLTPNGKLDRRSLPAPDRQESTETATAPRTPIEEMLSGIWAQVLGVATVGINDNFFELGGHSLLATQVISRVREVFQVELPLRCLFEAPTIAALAQQVKVAIQSQQGLEAPPLLPVPRDRDLPLSFAQQRLWFLHQLASDSPLYNDPVALRLGGLLNVTALKQSINEIVRRHEVLRSRFDTVQGQPVQIITPSLDVPISMVDLGDLPEPEREAEALRLAIEEAARPFDLSADPLLRVTLLRLSETDHVVLLTLHHIVSDAWTMGVLVQELSALYAAFSTHQPSPLPELPIQYADFALWQRQWLQGEVLQAQLNYWRQQLAALPTLELPTDKPRPQIQSDRAATQTFVVPKEVSRSLIQLSQQEGVTLFMTLLTAFKTLLHCYTGQTDIGVGSPIANRNRAEIEHLIGFFVNTLVLRTDLSNNPTFRSLLARVRETTLGAYAHQDLPFEKLVEELRPERQQQHSPLFRVWFVLQNAPMPPLELPGLTLTPFDVDSGTTKFDLALFFFETSEGLEGCFEYNADLFDTSTIAQMVHQFEALLQTVVAQPDIQLSVLSNQVAKAAKEQQLLQAQAISATNLQRLQRITRKPLSRAKS, from the coding sequence ATGAAAATGGACAATCTAGAAGACATCTACGAACTTTCGCCACTTCAGCAGGGCTTACTGTTTCATACGATCTATGCGCCACAGTCCGGCGTGTATTTTGAGCAGTTTAGCTGGACGCTCAAGGGCAATCTGAATGCAACCGCGCTTCGGCAAGCTTGGCAGCGTGTGGTCGATCGGCACTCAATTTTACGCACTGCCTTTTACTGGCACGACTTGGAAAAGCCTTACCAAGTCGTGTATGGGCAGATCGACCTCCCTTGGCACCAGGAAGATTGGCGACACTTTGATCCAGAGACACAGCGCGATCGCTTAGATGAATTTCTCAGGGTCGATCGCCAAACAGGATTTGAACTCTCCCAAGCTCCCCTGATGCGCTTGGCACTATTGCGTTTAGCTGATGATGCCTATCACCTTGTCTGGAGTAGTCACCATTTGCTGTTAGATGGCTGGTCAGAGTCGCTGATCTTCAAAGAAGTGTATGCCTTCTATGAAGCATTTTGCCAGGGACAAGACCTGCACCTGAGCCAACCGCGCCCCTTCCGTGACTACATTGCCTGGTTGCAGCAGCAAGATCTCGCTCAGGCGGAGGCATTTTGGCGGCAGAGGCTCAAGGGGTTCACTGCACCGACTCGTCTTGCGGTCGATCGCAACGCTCACAATTTACCTAGCCAGGAAGAAGATTATGACTGGCAGCGCATCGATTTGTCGGAAGCGACTAGTATCGCGCTCCAGGATCTAGCACGACAGCATCAACTCACACTCAACACCCTAGTCCAAGGTGCTTGGGCATTACTGCTCAGCCGCTACAGTGGCGAGTCTGATGTGGTCTTTGGCGTTACGTCCTCCGGTCGCCCGACGGACTTAGCCGGAGTCGAGTCAATGGTGGGGATTTTCGTCAACACGCTGCCCCTGCGCGTTCAGGTTCCTCCCGATGCCTCTCTGCTGCCCTGGCTGCAACAGATTCTGGCTCAACAAATGGAGGTGCTTCAGTATGAGTACAGTCCACTGGTACAGGTGCAGGGCTGGAGTGATGTCTCTCGCAACCAACCTCTGTTTGAAACCTGTCAAGTTTTAGAAAACTATCCCGTTGATGCCACGGTGAAAAACGGCGTTGAGGGGTTTGAGATTCAGAATCCACGATCGTTTGAGAAAACCAATGAACCTCTCCGATTGCTAGCGATTCCTGATGCGGCACTGCGGCTTGAGCTTTGGTATGATACGCGCCGCTTCGATCGAGCAACGATCCATCGAATGCTTGGACATTTGCAGACGCTCCTAGAAGGCTTTATCGCCCATCCTGAAGCGTGTCTCTCAGCGTTACCGATGCTGAGCAATGAGGAATTGCAGCAATTGAAAGTATGGGGAGAAGGAGCGGTTCAGCCGGCATCGGGCGAATGTATTCATCACTTATTTGAAGCACAAGTCGATCGCACGCCTGACAATATCGCAGTCATTTGTGCAGACCAGCAATTGACCTACCGAGAACTCAACGATCGGGCAAATCATCTGGCTCATTCTCTGCAAACCCTGGGTGTCAAGCCCGAAACACTCGTGGGGATTTGTGTAGAGCGTTCCTTAGAAATGGTCGTGGGCGTTCTAGCCATTCTCAAAGCAGGAGGGGCTTATGTACCCCTCGACCCAACCTATCCGGCAGAGCGGGTAGCATTCATCTTGCAAGATGCTCAGATATCCGTCTTGCTGACTCAGCAAACGCTTCTTTCCACGCTGCCTGACACCCCTGCCCAAGTGGTTTGCCTCGACGCGAAGACAAATTTTCCAGAAACTTTAGAGATCAATCAAAATCCACAATCTGCAATCACTCCCGCGAATCTCGCCTATGTCATTTACACCTCTGGTTCAACAGGTCAGCCAAAAGGTGTCGCCATTGAACATCGAAATACGATCGCGTTACTCCACTGGGCGCAATCCGTTTTCACTGCCGATCAGTTATCAGGCGTCCTAGCTTCTACGTCGCTCTGCTTTGATTTGTCGGTGTTTGAGTTATTTGCACCGTTGAGTGTTGGGGGAACCGCAATTCTGGCTGAAAATGCCTTGCATCTACCCACGCTAGCCGCAGCAGAGCAAGTGACGCTGATCAATACTGTGCCCTCTGCGATCGCTGCCTTGATCGAGATGAACGGCATTCCCAAGTCGGTGCAAACCGTCAATTTAGCAGGAGAACCGCTGCCGCACAAGTTAGTGCGCCAGTTGTATGAGCGATCGCACATCCAGCAGGTGTTTAACTTGTATGGACCCTCGGAAGACACAACGTATTCTACGTTTGCGCGAATTGATCCGCAGATCGAAGGGACACCTCCGATTGGTCGCCCGATCGCCAATACTCAAGTTTATGTTTTAGATCAGCAGTTGCAGCCTGTCCCCATCGGGGTTCCGGGTGAACTGTACCTGGGTGGAGCGGGGCTAGCACGCGGCTATCTCAATCGCCCCGATTTAACTGCCGAATGGTTTATTCCCAATCCGTTCTCAGCACCGGATTTTGCAGATCGGCTTTACAAAACCGGGGATCTAGTGCGCTACCTTCCCGATGGTCATCTCGAATTTCTCAACCGGATTGATCATCAAGTTAAAATTCGCGGCTTCCGCATTGAGCTAGGCGAGATTGAGGCGGCACTGAGCCAGCATCGGGCTGTTCAAGATGCAGTTGTATTGGCAAGAGAGGATGTTCCCGGAGAGAAACGCTTAGTCGCTTACATCGTCCCCCAATCTCTCGATCGCCATGCTTCTAGCCAAAACCTGGAAGACCAGCAGGTTTTGCAGTGGCAGATGGTATATAACGACGATCGCTTCCGTGACACTCAAACAGAATGGGAACCGACGTTCAACATCAGCGGTTGGATGAGCAGTTATACCAATCAACCCATTCCGGCAGAGGAAATGCGAGAGTGGGTCGATGCAACAGTTGATCGGATTCTCGCCTTACGCCCTCAGCGAGTTCTAGAAATTGGGTGTGGCACCGGTCTGCTGCTGTTCCGCATTGCACCCGATTGCACTGAATATTGGGGCACAGATTTTTCGCACATCGCCTTGAGTTATGTAAAACGAGTTTTGAGTCTGCCGCAATATCAACTGCCCCAGGTTCGGCTATTGCAGCAGCAGGCAGACCAGTTGGAAGGGATTGAGCCACACAGGTTTGATACAGTCATTCTCAACTCGGTCATCCAATACTTCCCTAGCATTGACTACCTTCTCCGCGTTCTGGAACATGCTGTCAATGCCGTTGCACCAGGAGGCACAATCTTTATCGGAGATGTGCGGAGTTTGCCATTACTAGAAGCATTCTACAAGTCTGTTGAACTCTACCAGGCTTCAGAGCTGCTCACGCCAGAGCAACTGCGCGATCGCATTCAACGCCGCCGACTTCAAGAACAGGAACTCGTGATCGATCCTGCCTTCTTCTCTGCCCTGCAACAGCACTTGCCGCAAATCGAGCATGTCCAGATTCAGCCTAAGCAGGGACGCTACGAGAACGAGCTAAATCAGTTCCGCTATGACGTGACCTTGCGGATTGGGGCAAACGTGGAAGCGCAAACCGGAAAAACTGAGGAGCGCTCCTGGCAGACCTATGCCAACAATCCTCTACAGCAACAAACGACCCGTGAATTTGTTGGTCAGTTGCGCGACTATTTGCACCAAAAACTGCCCGACTACATGGTGCCTTCTGCCTTTGTCTTGCTAGAGGCACTGCCACTGACCCCCAACGGTAAACTCGATCGTCGATCGCTGCCTGCTCCCGATCGACAGGAATCAACCGAGACTGCAACCGCCCCTCGCACCCCAATCGAAGAAATGTTGAGCGGCATCTGGGCACAGGTTCTGGGGGTGGCAACCGTGGGAATCAATGATAACTTCTTTGAGTTGGGTGGGCATTCACTGCTGGCAACTCAGGTCATTTCGCGTGTGCGAGAAGTCTTCCAGGTGGAGTTACCTCTGCGCTGCTTGTTCGAGGCTCCCACGATCGCGGCTTTAGCCCAGCAAGTGAAAGTAGCGATTCAGTCGCAGCAAGGCTTAGAAGCCCCTCCGTTATTACCCGTTCCGCGCGATCGAGATCTGCCGCTTTCCTTTGCTCAACAGCGATTGTGGTTTCTGCATCAGCTTGCGTCGGATAGCCCGCTTTACAATGACCCGGTTGCACTGCGGTTAGGTGGTTTGCTCAACGTCACAGCGTTAAAGCAAAGTATTAACGAAATTGTGCGACGACACGAAGTTCTGCGATCGCGCTTTGACACCGTCCAGGGGCAACCTGTGCAGATCATTACTCCTAGTTTGGATGTGCCGATCTCAATGGTTGATTTGGGAGATTTACCAGAGCCAGAGCGTGAAGCGGAAGCCCTGCGACTAGCAATTGAGGAAGCTGCCCGTCCCTTTGATCTAAGTGCCGATCCTCTGCTGCGGGTCACGTTACTGCGGTTGAGTGAAACCGATCATGTTGTCTTGCTAACCCTCCATCACATTGTTTCTGATGCATGGACAATGGGCGTTTTAGTACAGGAGTTATCAGCCCTCTATGCTGCTTTCTCGACCCATCAGCCTTCGCCCTTACCAGAGCTACCGATTCAGTATGCTGACTTTGCCCTATGGCAGCGGCAATGGTTACAGGGAGAAGTCCTACAGGCGCAGTTAAATTACTGGCGACAACAATTAGCAGCGTTACCCACCCTTGAACTCCCAACGGATAAACCACGTCCTCAAATCCAGAGCGATCGCGCAGCAACCCAAACCTTTGTTGTGCCCAAAGAAGTGAGTCGATCTCTGATCCAACTCAGTCAGCAGGAAGGTGTCACGTTGTTTATGACGCTGCTCACCGCCTTTAAAACACTACTTCACTGCTACACTGGACAAACGGATATCGGCGTAGGTTCCCCGATCGCGAACCGCAACCGAGCAGAGATCGAACATTTGATCGGCTTCTTTGTGAACACGCTGGTACTTCGCACCGATCTCTCCAACAATCCCACA